Part of the candidate division WOR-3 bacterium genome is shown below.
AATGTTCCATAGCAATGGCAACATCGACCAGATAATAATCAATGCCTTGACGATGGCCACTGTCTTTCGGATTAGCGCAAGCCACAATAATTACTGGTGCGTTTTTCAAAAAGAAGTTGATATTATACTGAAAAGGCCGAAATTGAGCAATTTTTTTGATAGTCTCTTTATCCTGCACGACAACAAACCGCCAACATTGTCGGTTCTGCCAAGACGGTGCTAATCGGGCTGATTCTAAGACTTTAAGAATCTTCTCAGGTTCAACTGGCTGTGAAGAAAAATTTCGGATGCTTTTTCGTTGTTGAATTACTTCCCAAAAATCCATACCGCTCCTAATTAAATAACATCGTCGTTCATTTAACTATTTAATAACTAATCCAATCCGTTGCCACTGAATTCGACGCGGAGTTAAAATGATACGTGCAATATTAGGCGCTGCTGAAGAGGAAAAGTAAATCACCATTGGTTTGCCTTTAACATATTTTAAGGGAATCGGTCCGAAAAATCGAGAGTCAGACGAGTTGTCACGATTGTCACCCATACCAAAGATTGTGCCTTGGGGAACTACAATCGGACCAAAGTTGTCGCGATAATAATATCCTTCAGGATTAGTAAGAAATTTACCTTGCTCCCATTGAGTCTGATAATCTTCGGGCACAGACATTGGTGGTGGAAATACTCGCCGGTCAATATGCTGGACATAAGGCTCGATTTTTAATTTGCCATTGACATATAATCTTTTGTTACGGATTTCAACAGTATCACCGGCAACAGCAACACAACGCTTAACAAAATTTCTTGGCATATACCAAGTAAAGAAATTGGTTGTTCTGTTCCAGTATAAAGGTAATAAGGGTAAGAATTTGGGAAATAATCGAATATAATTCTCTTTTGGTTCTGGTTCTGAAGGGTCAAGGCTATAACGAAACACGACAATATCACCGGGTTTGGGATTGGTTATTGGAATTAATGTTTTATTGGTAAAAGGCATTTTTATACCGTAGATAAATTTATTAACAAGCAAAAAATCACCGGTCATAATCGTCTCTTCCATTGATGGGGTCGGCACCATAAAGGCTTCAACCACAAATGCTCGTAATAGCAAAACAATAATGATTACAGGTAACCAGGATAAAATGAAATGTAAGACCGCACGCAAAAATTTCGACTGCTTCGGATTTTTATTATTCGAATTTAAGACCGTCTGCGCCATAGTCTGATTATATTGACGAAAATTGTAATGTCAAGTTTAATAAGCAGAGAACAGGAACAAGAATTTTGGGTAATTTCGTTTTTCTTTAATAAAGGTAGAATATAATATTGGAGATAAGTTTAGACTTGATATGTTATGAGGTAGTGTATAATATTTTGTGTAAATTTAGGCTTGATATGTTAAAAATAAAAGGTGTATCTTCATATGATAGATTAATCTTGACAATTGAATTTATTGATGGATAATAATAGAACTTAATAAAACTTTATGTGCTCTGTTTGTCGAACAAGAAAGTATGAAATGATTGGATTATGCAATTAAAGACTGAAATCAAAAATACTAACATTGTTTTCTCTTTTTAGGAGGGAAAAATGGCAAAAGTTAGAGTTGCAATTATTGGTGTTGGTAATTGTGCGTCAAGTTTAGTGCAGGGTGTCTATTATTATCGTAATGCTAAAGAAGGCACATTTATTCCAGGCATAATGCATACCGTGCTTGGCGGTTATCATATTGGTGATATTGAATTTACTTGCGGTATTGATATTGATAAACGAAAAGTCGGAAAAGATTTAGCCGAAGCAATCTATACTTATCCCAATAATACTTATAAGTTTTGTGAAGTGCCAAAACTGAATGTTAAAGTCTATCGCGGTATGACTCATGACGGATTGGGGTATTACCTTTCTCAAATTATTGAAAAAGCACCTGGTCCGACAGATGATATTGTGCGCATCTTAAAAGAGACGAAAACTGATGTGGTCGTAAATTTCTTACCAGTCGGTGCAGAAGAAGCAACTAAATGGTATACTGAACAAATCTTAGATGCGGGTTGTGCAATGGTCAATTGTATTCCGGTATTTATCGCTTCACAAAAATATTGGAGTAATCGTTTTAAGCAACGGGGATTACCAGTTATTGGTGATGATATTAAATCGCAAGTCGGAGCAACAATTCTGCATCGAGTGCTTGTCACATTATTCCAAGAACGAGGAGTAAAGTTATTAAGAACTTCCCAGTTAAATGTTGGTGGCAATACTGATTTCTTGAATATGCTGGAACGTTCACGATTAGAATCAAAGAAGATATCCAAAACTGGTGCTGTGACTTCACTTTTGAAATATGATATTGGCAAAGATAATGTTTATATTGGCCCTTCAGACTATGTTGCTTGGCTTTTGGATAGGAAATGGGCACATATCAGAATGGAAGGTCAAACTTTTGGCGATGTGCCGTTGAATTTAGAATTGAAATTAGAAGTCTGGGATTCACCTAATTCAGCCGGTGTAGTAATTGATGCAATTCGTTGTGCTAAACTGGCGTTAGATAATAAATTATCAGGGGCAATTGTTGAACCCTCAAGTTATTTTATGAAGACCCCACCAGTCCAATGGCCTGATTATATCTGCCGTGAAAAAACTGAGCAATTTATTAAAAAGTATGGAAAAAAGTCAAAGGCTAAAAGAAAACAATAAGTTCTTTGAAAAACCAATAAATTCTATGAAAATATCGCCAAATTCAATGGAGACAGAATATTAGAACGGCTGTAAAGAATATGTTTATTTTTAATTTACCTGAATTTCCACAAAATCTCTTTTTATATTTATCGGGAAAAGACTGAACAGTTTATTAAGAAATTATGGTAAAAAATCAAAGTTAAAAGAAAATAACAAGTGCTTTGTAAAATCCATAGGCTTTATGGAAATTCTACATTAAAAGGATTATTATATCTACGAAGAGTGCGAGCAATTTGTTAGAAAGAATGGCACAAAGTCAAAAGCAAGATGAAAAATGTAAGAAAACAGAGGTCAGATTAAAATTAAAATCTCTTTATCCTGCTTTTTAGCCAATTACGATTAGTTAATGCGTGGTGTGTTGATTGCCTTTGAAGGCATTGAAGGTTCAGGTAAAACTACTCAAGCAAATCTCTTATATTCATTTCTTAAAGAAAAGTCTTTACCTTGTATTTTTACGCGCGAGCCTGGTGGAACTGAAATCGGAGAGAGAATTCGAGAGATTCTTTTAGATGTAAAGCATAAGGATATGCATCCGAAAACCGAACTTTTGCTTTATTTGGCAAGTCGTGCCCAACATACTTATGAGAAAATTTTGCCTGAACTACAAAAAGGCACAATTATTATCACTGACCGATATGCACTCTCATCAATGGCATATCAAGGTGGTGCCAGGGAACTTACATTTAAACTTGTTTCCCGATTTAACAAATTTGCGACCGCGAATCTTAAACCAGATTTGACGATTTTAGTCGATGTCCCCGTAAATGTTGGCTTAGAACGAATGGGCAAAAGAAATTTAGACCGACTGGAACAAGAGAAGATTGAATTTCATGAGAAAATCCGCAATGCCTATTTGAAGTTAGCCAAAAAGGCACCCAAAAAAATCTGGGTGTTTTCCGGTATCAAACCGGAAACAGAATTACATCAAGAAATTAAAGAAAAAGTGCTTTCATTTTTAACTAAGCGCGGTATTAAGATATTATAATGAAAGTGCATCATATTTAATAAAGCGTAGCATAAAGATATTATTACACAAAAAGTCCTATTATTTTTAACTAAGCGGTGTATAAAGGTTTTGTTACAGAAAAAGCACTATCATTTTTAATACACCGTAGTTTATATTGGAGAAAAAGTGTTATCATTTTTAACTAAGCGTAGTATAAAAGGTATTATCCTAAAAAGCATTATAATTTTTAACCACGCATGGTGTAAAGTATTATAGTATAAATAAAATATAATAAACATAAAAAATTATAATATAAAATATAAAATATAATATAAAATATAAAAAATATAATAAGAAGTGCTTTTGATTCTTAATTAAGCAAAAGATAAGTGTTTACTAAAAAAGAGTTGATATTCTTAATTAAATGAGTTATAATATAATAAAATTTAGAAAAAATGACTAATTTTTTAACTGCCAAAATATCAAAAATAGAGATGAAAATAAAAAATTCTTATATTAAATTAAATGAGGTATCAATATGAAAACAAATAATTCCAAGTTAAAACTTACCATCATTGGTGTTATTACTGTAGTTATAATTATCAGCGGAATTGTCGTAGCCAAACTTTGGGCGCAAAGAACTGCTAATATCCATCTGGCACTACAAAGATTTAGTTATATCTTAAATTTGGTTATCAATGATTATGTTAAAGAAGTCAATTCGGACGAACTTATCAAATCATCAATTGAAGGAATGCTTAACGCTTTAGACCCCTATTCCAATTTTTTAGATGTTGATGAGTATAAAGAATTAAAAGTAAAGACTGAAGGTGAATTCGGCGGTATTGGTATCCAAATCGGAATGCGCGATAATATTTTAACCGTAATTTCACCAATTGAAGGCACCCCGGCTTACCGATTAGGACTCCAAGCCGGTGATAAGATTGTTAAGATTGAAGGCAAATCGACCGAAGGTTATACAGTTCAAGATGCTATCAAACAACTTCGCGGAACTCCCGGGACAAAAGTTAATATCTCAATTAAACGCGAAGGAGTTACAGAACTTTTAGATTTTACCATTGTTCGAGAAATCATTAAAATCAAATCTGTGCCTTATGCTGGTAAATTAACTTCAGATATTGGTTATGTTCGGCTGGCGGATTTTTCGAAAATTGCCCGCACCGAATTAGAAAATGCCCTCGATTCATTGTTTAATAAAGAACGAGTTACTAAACTTATCTTTGATTTACGGTCAAATTCCGGTGGACTGCTTCAAGAAGGATTTGAAGTCTCTGATTTATTTTTACCGCCAGGTAAGACAATCGTTATTGTCAAAGGACGCAAACCTGAAACAAAAAGAGAATTTGTTGCTGTAGAACAAGATAAATATGGCGATTTTCCTTTGGTCGTCTTAGTTGACCGAGGTTCAGCTTCAGCATCAGAAATTGTTGCTGGTGCGATTCAAGACTGGGAACGCGGACTAATAGTTGGTGACACAACATTTGGTAAAGGTTCAGTTCAGACAATTCACCCCATTGACGAAAACAGTGCTGTAAAATTAACTACTGCTTATTGGTATACACCATCAGGTAGATGTATTAACAAACCAGTTAAAACTTCCAAAGCAGTTATTGAAGATACCTCAGTAAAAACTAAACAGAAATACTTTACCAAAGGCAAAGGCCATTGGGAAGTATATGGCGAAGGAGCCATTGCTCCAGATTTATATATCGCTTACCGGAGATACAGCGAACTGGAGTCTAAACTCATCAGCCAAGGCATAATCTTTGATTTCGCTGTAAAATATTTAGCAAGACATAAAGAAATTAGACCTGACTTTACGGTTACGGATGAAATGCTAAATGAACTTAAAACAACCGCAAAAGAGAAGAAGATTGAATTCACTGATAGCCAATTCGACTCAGTAAAAACTTATATCAGTCAAGAACTTGAACGAGAGATAAAAACCAAACTATTAGGAACCCAAGGCGATTATGAAGTGCGATTAAAATATGACGAACATGTGAAAAAAGCCATTGCCCTATTGGAAAAGGCAAAAACTAATTGGGATTTATTTAAACTGGTAAAAAAATAGTCAAACTTCTGTAACAAAAGTTTTAACTATTTATTATAATTTTCTAAATATATGATTATATAAGATTATTATAATTTTCTAAATATATAATTAAGATACTAAAATAAATAAGATACTAAAATAAGACACTAAAAATAAACTTAGTATTTATGATATAAATAGACTATAAAAAGGGATAGCGAGACTTAAAAACACAGATAAAACTCGGGAAAATCAGAAGAACAGGAAAAATTCAGTATCTTTAGTTTTTAAGGTATAAATCTTTTCTAAAATATCTTAGATTTTCGAGTTTATTTGTACTATATAGTTTCAGTTGTGTACTTTGTGTCTTTAGTTATGATATAGACGATTTATCGCGGTAAAAAAGTTATGCTTGACCAGAATTCAATATTTTGTTATATTATTATTAAAGCAGAAGTTCGAGACTTCTGTCAGTCTTTGTCAGAAGGTCTGACAAAGTTAATCTTAATTAGGTCGCAGGTGCGGCCTATTTGTTTTTAGGAGGTAAAATGATTAAACAAAATATAAAGACCAGATATCTTGAACATTGTCGAACACTTATTCGGCTGATGGAGGTCCGCAAAGAACTGGCAAAAGATTTAGAAGAAGCAACATATGGGGTAAGATATTTTCGGCATGGTAATCTAAATGAGATTAAAGCCGAAATGGCAACAGTTAACAATAAATTTCTAAATGTAGAAAGGGTGCTTAAGAAGATAGTCCGCAATGCCAATGATTTATTATACGAGGTTCCGTTTGACGGATTAGCCCAGGAATACGGATTATCTAAAGACGAGAAATATATTATTATGATTATTTTCTTTAATGCGAATCTCAAGAATCGAGAAGATGGTATCAGTGGAAAAGAACTATTGGGTTTATTAGGTTATAAACCGAGTGAATTTGTTGATAAATGCGTTTTGTTTCAAAATTTGATTAAGAAAGACCTAATCACCTATTACCCTGAGCGACATTATTACCCGCGGAATTCACACCGAATGATAATTGATTTAGACTTTTGCTTAACTCGTAAAGCACTACTTGGAATAACGGGTGATGAGAATCTTCTATTTACCGAAGGAAATGATGAAGATATTTCTGAGCGCAGTTATAACGGAAAGAGACGCGACCCCAAAGAATCGATTCTTTTAGTCCGAGAGCCAATTATTAATTTTGACCAGATAGTGCTTAATGACGAGCAGAAAAATGATATTGAACAGGTAATCTTTCAGATAGGAAAAGGTAATAAACTGTTAACGGAATGGGGATTTGACCAGACAATAAAATACGGCAAAGGCATCACAATGTTATTTTACGGACCACCCGGTACAGGCAAGACCGCAACTTCAGAAGCAATTGCTCAAAGATTGGGCAAAAAAATCGGTATTGCGAATTATGCGCAAATTTTGGATAAATGGTTTGGTAATGCCGAAAAGAATGTCGTCAAAATATTTGAAGAAGCCCAAAAGAATGATTGTATTTTAGTATTTGATGAAGCCGATTCACTTTTTGGCCAAAGATTGATTGAGGGACATTCGATTGATAGAACTTATAACTATATGACAAATATCTTAATGCAGGAAATAGAGCGATTTGACGGTCTGGTTATTTTAACAACTAATCGCGAATTTGTAATGGATTCAGCATTTGAGCGCCGCATCTTATTTAAGATTAAATTTGAAATGCCGAAACCAGAGCAACGAGCAAAAATTTGGCGTGCTTTAATACCAACTAATGCTCCACTGGGAGATGATGTTGACTTTTCAGAACTTGGGAGCAGATTTGAATTGACCGGTGGCGAGATTAAAAATGCTATAATCAACGCCGTGCGCGAATGCAGTTTCTTAAGTGCAGAAAAAATTACAATGGATGTCCTTATAAAATTTGCGGAAAAAGAACTGGCAACCAAAAGAGAATCTTATAAAGCAATCGGTTTTATAGGATAAATACTACCAATGACATATTATGAGCGACCCCCAAATTTACCTAAAAGTAAATATAAAAGTAGAAAGTAGATACATCTGGATAGGGAAAAGTTAAAAGAAATATTTACTTTCACCCAATATCTCAAAATATTATCTTTGAGATTGAAACTCTTAGGATGAAAAAATCAAAATAAATCAACACATAAAAATTTAATAAATAAAATCAAAAAGTTTCTTATTGCCGAACTTACTAGAGAAGAAAAAATTATAAATATATCGATTGTATGGCTGCTCAATAAATTCAGTAAGACAGTGGATTCATTTATTAACATAATTAATCAGTCCAAATTTTTCAAGTAATTTAATATGAGAATGATGAAAAAGTGCCACGGAACTGGCCAAAGAGACGGAGAATACTCAGAGATGTCTAATACTATTGAAGACTAAATTTAAGAAATATTTTGAGAATTTTATTGATACTTATAGATGTTGATACACCAGACATTATATGCGATTTGTAGTTAATGTTGTTCAGTGGCTTTAGGCCTAAGGTGGTTAAGAAAGTAATTTTATTGACCCAATCTTTCTTTTATCGCTAATTTGAGGATTTTGAAATTTTCTTGTGTATAATATTTTCTTAAATCAGCACTGATAATTGAACCAAGTTTTACTGTGTAATCTTTGGGAGGTAAAACTTCAATGGCATCTAATATTTTCTGCAAAATTTCTTTTTCCTGGGGGAGCGCAATTCCTCTTTTATATAAAAATTCAATATCAAAAACATCTCGGATTTCCCGACGCTCAATGAATGCTTGAATTTTTGACTTCATCATTTCCTCTAAAGCAACAACTGTTAAGAGCACTTGGGTGTTAGCATAGGAGCTATAAGCAATGGCTTTTTCGGTTCTGACGAACTTTTTTTCTTTACGGATTTCAATTTTTAGACGCCGGGGATATTTGCTTGATTTTAGTTCAAAGAGTATTGTGTAATATTTGTTTTGAGCATCAGTTAGCGTGTAAATTTTTCCTAAAACGGTTTTGAGCGTTTGAAATAGTCGGTTGGTATTAAGGTCTTTGACAAGCCAGAAATCCAAGTCAACGGAAAACCGATTCAGACCATAACACAAGCGTAACATTGTTCCACCACCAAAAACAAGTTTATCTAAAATTCGGTTTTTATGAAGTTGTTCTAAAACTTCAATTTCAAATTGCTCTTGCTTTATTAAATTTTGCATAAAGTGCGAATAACGGATTTGGTTCTGTCAGGATAAAAGGTAATTAACTTTTTGATATGAGATTTGTCTAATTTTTTAATATCAAGCGAGTTAAGGTCTAATCGGTATTTGCCTAAGGAATAGAGATAGATTGCATCAACCAATGCTTTTTCTTTGGTTGCGATAAAAAAATTGTTATGTTTGATAAAGTCAAAGAAGAGAGGTTTTTTAAGTTTGTAATAGGTAAAGGTGTGCGAATTAATAGCAGTTCGTTGACTTGTTCCCAAGGTAGCACTTTCCCAAAGATTTTGTTGGCATTGGGTGGTTATCTCATAAAAAGTCAGCGCGGTCATAAATGATATATATGAAGGCACTTTAATCAGATTGGCAATCTGATAAATTTCCGACTCCTTAAAATTATGCCAGCGCTCAGGAAATATATACATATCTTTTTTAACTCGTAGAAATAATCCTTTTTTAGTATATCGGGAAGCAAGCATATTGGCTGATGATGGCTTTATCGATAAGATGTGCGCAATATCGGTGACAGAAAAATAAAGCCGCGACCGCAGGTGCTGATAAAGGGTAATATAATTATTAAGCATAGATAATCTACAATTATGTATATTATATCTATTTAGTAAATCTCTGTCAAGATTAAAACCTTATTATATCGCAAATAGTTTATTGACACTTTCTTGGCAATTAATATAATACCAAAGTACGCAATAATGGATAAAGTTTTATTAAAACCATTTGAGTTTTTATTTTACGGTTAGAATGAATCATCGGCAAGAAGTAGAGAAGGCGGCTCAGATATTTTGGGATATCCCAATCAGCAAGCCGCGTCGGCATTAGATTTTTAAGGAGGCATAATGGATTGGTTGAAAGAAGTAGAAAAATCTGCTAAAACAGTTTTAGAGATTTTAGATGGCGGTTATCCAGAAAAAGTTTATGAAGAGGCATTGGCTCATGAGTTAAGAATTAGAGAAATTCCCTATGAACGACAAAGAAATTTTGAAATGCTGTATAAGGGTTATAAGGTTGGTGAAGGTAGGGCAGATTTGATTGTTAATCCTTCGTGGTGTGGCAAAGGTGGAAAAGAATTGGTCTTAGAGTTGAAGGCGGACAAAAAGATTGTGGAATCACATCGAAGGCAAGCCCAAGTTTATATGGTTTCTTTGAACATTGATAAAGGCGCAGTTTTAAGTTTTGGAGATAAGGTGCTTTTAGAAGAAGTAACAAAACCTAACCGGGAGTTTGCACGGTTACCAATAAAACCGTCAAAGTCTAAAAAGAATTTGGCGGTTATCCTAAAAGACGCCGCAGAAAAGGTTTATGACTATTTTGGTGTTGAATTTATCTATAGCGAAAGCGGAAAAAATATATTTCCCAATGCTATTGGCATTGAACTAAGATTAAATGGTATTACTTTTTCTTACGGCACATATGAAGTTTTATATAAACACCACCCGGTTTATGAATATGATTTCCAATTTATTTTCGAAGATAACTCGGTGGCTAATGTCTATTCTTATAGAAAAGATGAAGATATCCAAGAAGAATTAGAAGAACTTAAGTTTTACACAAAATATTTCAATTTAGGTAAAGGTTATCTGATTTGCATTCCATCCAAAGAAGGAGATAAGGTTCAGTTAAGAGAAACCTAATACCACTTCGTAGTTGGCACTAAAATTATTTTATATTGGTGCAGAATGACATTAATAGTTCAATCACGAATGCTTTGAATAACTTTGATTCGTCTAATTATTCTTTTATGCATTACTCTTATGGTCCATTTGTAGTTTGGATTTTTCAGTTCTTTCGTGATTTTTAGAGTCTTCTTAAAAGTAGTGTATAATATTGGGAGTAAATTTAGACTTGATAGGTTAAAAATAAATAATGCTCAAACCTAATATTGACAAAACGACTTTTCTGGATAGACTGACTGCGATGAATGTTGGTATTCAGACAATTATAACTTTTTCAGGACAAATATCGGCCGCTAATGTCATTATATTATATTGGATGAATATTTGTATTTGCCCTATTAGAAGATTGTTATTCAAAATTCGTTGCCAAAGTCATTATAGTGATAGTGTATGAATATTTGTCTCTGCTCAATTAGAAGATTGTCGGTTCAAAATTTAGTCGGTAATGCCATTATATCATAGTGTATGAATATTTGTGTTTGTCCTATTAAAACTTTTTTAGCATTTATCGTCATTATTATCAGTATTCTAATTGCAATTATCTGGGCACTTATTGGCTATCTCCAAGATAAACGACAAAAATCAAAAGAGAACTAATGTCAAAAAATCAGTCTTATTGTTTTCTGAGCACTAAATGTCTTTTGGCTTAATACTGGCAATTGTTTTATTTCTATATCTTTTAATCTTATTTGTTATTGGTCTTTTAAGTCGTAAGGCAACACAGACTCAAGAAGATTTTTATTTAGGTGGAAGGCGCATCGGTGCTTGGGTAAGCAGTTTCTCGTTTGTTGCCGCATATTATAGTTCAGTGGTAATTATTGGTGGCGGTGGATTTGGTTATAAATACGGCATGGCAACATTATGGGTTGCGGCAATAAATGTTTTATTAGGCACAACCTTGGCTTGGATAATTTTAGGTAAGCGAACCCGTGAATTAACTCACCAGTATAACGCCGTAACTTTACCCGAATTTTTGGGTAAGCGTTATGGCTCAACAACACTGCAAATCATCTCAGCATTAATCATTGCCCTATTCTTAATCGTCTATAATGTTAGCATCCTAAAGGCAATGGCTAATATCTCACAGGTTTTAATGAATGTCAGTTATCTCCAAGGTCTATTGATTTCAGGGCTGATAATTATAATTTATGTTAGTTTAGGTGGTTATTTAGCCGTAGTCTGGACCGGATTTTTCCAAGCCTGGCTAATGATAATTGGTCTTTTGCTCTTAACCTTTTTTACTTTGAATAAAGTTGGCAGTGTTGCTACTATATTTAGCCGACTCAGTGCAATCAATCAAAATCTTGTTGATACCCCAGGAGTTTGGGGATGG
Proteins encoded:
- a CDS encoding nitroreductase family protein; the protein is MDFWEVIQQRKSIRNFSSQPVEPEKILKVLESARLAPSWQNRQCWRFVVVQDKETIKKIAQFRPFQYNINFFLKNAPVIIVACANPKDSGHRQGIDYYLVDVAIAMEHLILAATDLGLATCWIGAFDEEMIKNLLNIPKEVRIVALTPLGYPAGRDNIVDKVSKLVAQGKKRKRLEDIAYFEKWQ
- the lepB gene encoding signal peptidase I; its protein translation is MAQTVLNSNNKNPKQSKFLRAVLHFILSWLPVIIIVLLLRAFVVEAFMVPTPSMEETIMTGDFLLVNKFIYGIKMPFTNKTLIPITNPKPGDIVVFRYSLDPSEPEPKENYIRLFPKFLPLLPLYWNRTTNFFTWYMPRNFVKRCVAVAGDTVEIRNKRLYVNGKLKIEPYVQHIDRRVFPPPMSVPEDYQTQWEQGKFLTNPEGYYYRDNFGPIVVPQGTIFGMGDNRDNSSDSRFFGPIPLKYVKGKPMVIYFSSSAAPNIARIILTPRRIQWQRIGLVIK
- a CDS encoding inositol-3-phosphate synthase, coding for MAKVRVAIIGVGNCASSLVQGVYYYRNAKEGTFIPGIMHTVLGGYHIGDIEFTCGIDIDKRKVGKDLAEAIYTYPNNTYKFCEVPKLNVKVYRGMTHDGLGYYLSQIIEKAPGPTDDIVRILKETKTDVVVNFLPVGAEEATKWYTEQILDAGCAMVNCIPVFIASQKYWSNRFKQRGLPVIGDDIKSQVGATILHRVLVTLFQERGVKLLRTSQLNVGGNTDFLNMLERSRLESKKISKTGAVTSLLKYDIGKDNVYIGPSDYVAWLLDRKWAHIRMEGQTFGDVPLNLELKLEVWDSPNSAGVVIDAIRCAKLALDNKLSGAIVEPSSYFMKTPPVQWPDYICREKTEQFIKKYGKKSKAKRKQ
- the tmk gene encoding dTMP kinase produces the protein MRGVLIAFEGIEGSGKTTQANLLYSFLKEKSLPCIFTREPGGTEIGERIREILLDVKHKDMHPKTELLLYLASRAQHTYEKILPELQKGTIIITDRYALSSMAYQGGARELTFKLVSRFNKFATANLKPDLTILVDVPVNVGLERMGKRNLDRLEQEKIEFHEKIRNAYLKLAKKAPKKIWVFSGIKPETELHQEIKEKVLSFLTKRGIKIL
- a CDS encoding S41 family peptidase encodes the protein MKTNNSKLKLTIIGVITVVIIISGIVVAKLWAQRTANIHLALQRFSYILNLVINDYVKEVNSDELIKSSIEGMLNALDPYSNFLDVDEYKELKVKTEGEFGGIGIQIGMRDNILTVISPIEGTPAYRLGLQAGDKIVKIEGKSTEGYTVQDAIKQLRGTPGTKVNISIKREGVTELLDFTIVREIIKIKSVPYAGKLTSDIGYVRLADFSKIARTELENALDSLFNKERVTKLIFDLRSNSGGLLQEGFEVSDLFLPPGKTIVIVKGRKPETKREFVAVEQDKYGDFPLVVLVDRGSASASEIVAGAIQDWERGLIVGDTTFGKGSVQTIHPIDENSAVKLTTAYWYTPSGRCINKPVKTSKAVIEDTSVKTKQKYFTKGKGHWEVYGEGAIAPDLYIAYRRYSELESKLISQGIIFDFAVKYLARHKEIRPDFTVTDEMLNELKTTAKEKKIEFTDSQFDSVKTYISQELEREIKTKLLGTQGDYEVRLKYDEHVKKAIALLEKAKTNWDLFKLVKK
- a CDS encoding ATP-binding protein, yielding MIKQNIKTRYLEHCRTLIRLMEVRKELAKDLEEATYGVRYFRHGNLNEIKAEMATVNNKFLNVERVLKKIVRNANDLLYEVPFDGLAQEYGLSKDEKYIIMIIFFNANLKNREDGISGKELLGLLGYKPSEFVDKCVLFQNLIKKDLITYYPERHYYPRNSHRMIIDLDFCLTRKALLGITGDENLLFTEGNDEDISERSYNGKRRDPKESILLVREPIINFDQIVLNDEQKNDIEQVIFQIGKGNKLLTEWGFDQTIKYGKGITMLFYGPPGTGKTATSEAIAQRLGKKIGIANYAQILDKWFGNAEKNVVKIFEEAQKNDCILVFDEADSLFGQRLIEGHSIDRTYNYMTNILMQEIERFDGLVILTTNREFVMDSAFERRILFKIKFEMPKPEQRAKIWRALIPTNAPLGDDVDFSELGSRFELTGGEIKNAIINAVRECSFLSAEKITMDVLIKFAEKELATKRESYKAIGFIG
- a CDS encoding nucleotidyl transferase AbiEii/AbiGii toxin family protein, with product MQNLIKQEQFEIEVLEQLHKNRILDKLVFGGGTMLRLCYGLNRFSVDLDFWLVKDLNTNRLFQTLKTVLGKIYTLTDAQNKYYTILFELKSSKYPRRLKIEIRKEKKFVRTEKAIAYSSYANTQVLLTVVALEEMMKSKIQAFIERREIRDVFDIEFLYKRGIALPQEKEILQKILDAIEVLPPKDYTVKLGSIISADLRKYYTQENFKILKLAIKERLGQ
- a CDS encoding GxxExxY protein, with product MDWLKEVEKSAKTVLEILDGGYPEKVYEEALAHELRIREIPYERQRNFEMLYKGYKVGEGRADLIVNPSWCGKGGKELVLELKADKKIVESHRRQAQVYMVSLNIDKGAVLSFGDKVLLEEVTKPNREFARLPIKPSKSKKNLAVILKDAAEKVYDYFGVEFIYSESGKNIFPNAIGIELRLNGITFSYGTYEVLYKHHPVYEYDFQFIFEDNSVANVYSYRKDEDIQEELEELKFYTKYFNLGKGYLICIPSKEGDKVQLRET